One window from the genome of Hyalangium gracile encodes:
- a CDS encoding FAD-binding protein: protein MPDTSSPLRPDSQGLVTAFDVASGSWLTAGQTGSRLERLPSLEGRLLVSSEVLEGAANDFGLAVPSRRPSVVLQPGSEQDVVHMVRFARAHGLKIGARGTAHTMFGHTQVDGGIVIDMRKLDRIYSIGEDRAEVDAGVLWSELVSRAVARGRTPPVLTDLLEMSVGGTLSVGGVSGTSYRYGTQVDTVLELRVVTGEGELVSCSPNRNQELFNAVLAGLGQCGIIVRATLRLVPAPARVRLYGLKYASHEALIQDELTAIRDGRFDYVLGVMFPGPDGKWEHLMHSASYLAQPDDERMLAGLSHQQSNIKDVPYLEWVNSLSQQLGELKRLGQYVRPHPWCDLLVPSSRIASFVSDVLREVAPTEISRVFPLLLYPFNRQHITRPLFRVPDEDTFFLFDILRTVSPETRTAAQMVAHNRLLFELNRSWGGTHYAICAVGCSHEDWKRHFGSAWDAFAAAKRRYDPDGVLTPGPGIFG, encoded by the coding sequence ATGCCTGACACATCCTCTCCGCTGCGCCCCGACTCCCAGGGGCTGGTGACGGCCTTCGATGTAGCCAGCGGGAGCTGGCTCACCGCCGGGCAGACCGGCTCGAGGCTCGAGAGGCTGCCTTCGCTGGAGGGGAGACTGCTCGTCTCCTCGGAGGTGTTGGAGGGCGCCGCCAACGACTTCGGGCTCGCGGTGCCGAGCCGGCGGCCCTCCGTGGTTCTCCAGCCTGGCTCCGAGCAGGATGTCGTCCACATGGTTCGCTTCGCCCGCGCCCACGGGCTGAAGATCGGAGCCCGGGGGACCGCGCACACGATGTTCGGTCACACCCAGGTGGACGGGGGGATCGTCATCGACATGCGGAAGCTGGACCGGATCTACTCGATCGGCGAGGACCGGGCCGAGGTCGATGCGGGTGTGCTCTGGAGCGAGCTGGTCTCCAGGGCTGTCGCTCGGGGACGCACGCCTCCCGTGCTCACGGATCTGCTGGAGATGTCCGTGGGGGGGACGTTGTCGGTGGGAGGCGTGAGCGGCACCAGCTACCGGTATGGCACGCAGGTGGACACCGTCCTGGAACTCCGGGTCGTGACAGGCGAGGGAGAGCTGGTGAGCTGCTCCCCGAATCGGAACCAGGAGCTGTTCAACGCGGTGCTGGCCGGGCTGGGGCAGTGCGGCATCATCGTCCGGGCCACGCTCCGTCTGGTCCCCGCGCCGGCGCGGGTTCGCCTCTACGGGCTCAAGTACGCGAGCCATGAGGCGCTGATCCAGGATGAGCTGACGGCGATCAGGGATGGCCGCTTCGACTACGTGTTGGGCGTCATGTTCCCGGGCCCGGATGGGAAGTGGGAACACCTGATGCACTCGGCCTCGTATCTCGCGCAGCCGGACGACGAGCGGATGCTGGCGGGGCTCTCGCATCAGCAGAGCAACATCAAGGACGTGCCGTATCTCGAGTGGGTGAATTCCCTCTCGCAGCAGCTCGGCGAGCTCAAGCGCCTGGGCCAGTACGTGCGCCCGCATCCCTGGTGCGACCTGCTCGTGCCCTCCTCGAGGATCGCGAGCTTCGTCAGTGACGTGCTCCGGGAGGTTGCGCCCACGGAGATCTCTCGCGTCTTCCCGCTGCTGCTGTACCCGTTCAACCGCCAGCACATCACGCGACCGCTGTTCCGGGTGCCCGATGAGGACACCTTCTTCCTGTTCGACATCCTTCGGACGGTCTCCCCGGAGACGAGGACCGCCGCGCAGATGGTCGCGCACAACCGCCTGCTCTTCGAACTCAACCGGAGCTGGGGCGGCACGCACTACGCGATCTGCGCCGTTGGCTGTTCCCACGAGGACTGGAAGCGGCACTTTGGCTCGGCCTGGGACGCGTTCGCGGCAGCCAAGCGGCGCTACGATCCCGACGGCGTGCTGACCCCCGGGCCGGGCATCTTCGGCTGA
- a CDS encoding acyl-CoA dehydrogenase family protein: protein MVTQQGRPNISPAGMPELRFLAMPARDVTLHDTWYSSGLCGTGSCDMELKDLFVPDEYSFGFINEPPRISRPLYSVPPFGLLTMGVAAVTLGIARRAIDELRALALKKLLMPSRQPLATRAGVQTAVAEAEAQVRAARAMLFESVNSTYAAANRGEISTRNRAELRLACTHAVRASARAVDLMYEAGGGTSVFRSHPLQRCFRDIHTVTQHVMVSAATMETIGSVLLGLETDTTLL from the coding sequence ATGGTGACCCAGCAAGGACGGCCCAACATCTCTCCCGCGGGCATGCCCGAGCTCCGCTTCCTGGCGATGCCCGCGCGGGACGTCACGCTGCATGACACCTGGTACTCCTCGGGCCTCTGCGGCACGGGGAGCTGCGACATGGAGCTGAAGGACCTCTTCGTCCCCGACGAGTACAGCTTCGGGTTCATCAACGAGCCCCCGCGCATCTCGCGGCCGCTCTACTCCGTTCCGCCCTTCGGGCTGTTGACCATGGGGGTAGCGGCCGTCACGCTGGGCATCGCCCGTCGCGCCATCGACGAGCTGCGGGCGCTGGCGCTCAAGAAGCTCCTGATGCCGAGCCGCCAGCCTCTCGCCACCCGGGCGGGCGTCCAGACCGCCGTCGCCGAAGCCGAGGCTCAGGTGCGAGCCGCGCGGGCCATGCTCTTCGAGTCGGTGAACAGCACCTACGCCGCCGCCAACCGAGGCGAGATCTCCACGCGCAACCGGGCCGAGCTGCGGCTGGCCTGCACCCACGCAGTCCGCGCGTCGGCGCGCGCCGTGGACCTCATGTACGAGGCCGGCGGCGGCACCTCCGTCTTCCGCAGCCACCCGCTCCAGCGCTGCTTCCGGGACATCCACACCGTCACCCAGCACGTGATGGTGTCCGCCGCCACGATGGAGACCATCGGCAGCGTGCTCCTGGGGTTGGAGACTGACACCACCCTGCTCTGA
- a CDS encoding PilZ domain-containing protein yields MSFDSERRRHPRYPLRLAIKLHYGRELLDADIINASASGVLILCATPLEPGGVVEASIPELMIPRTTLHILRCHAVPMGYMVAAYFEAVISDEAPFARLAEEQGASLAHLRWLN; encoded by the coding sequence GTGTCCTTCGATTCCGAGCGGCGTCGGCACCCGCGCTACCCGCTGCGCCTGGCCATCAAGCTCCATTACGGCAGGGAGCTGCTGGACGCCGACATCATCAATGCTTCGGCCAGCGGCGTGCTGATCCTGTGCGCCACTCCTCTAGAGCCGGGGGGCGTCGTCGAGGCCAGCATCCCCGAGCTGATGATTCCCAGAACCACGCTGCACATCCTGCGCTGCCATGCCGTGCCCATGGGGTACATGGTCGCCGCCTACTTCGAGGCGGTCATCTCGGATGAGGCGCCCTTCGCCCGGCTCGCGGAAGAGCAGGGGGCGTCGTTGGCCCACCTGCGCTGGCTGAACTGA
- a CDS encoding styrene monooxygenase/indole monooxygenase family protein encodes MRRIAIIGSGQAGLLAAHALLKAGYGVTLYSDKTPEQWLNESRPTGTALRFDMALQFEEELGLTSWENDAPWIDGIHFTVCPVPGNRMLTIAGRNRRPALAVDLRLQSHAWMLDLAKRGGRVVVEKISVERLDEISAEHDLTIVATGRADLCNLFERNLERSVFDKPQRHLAMVCVRGPTLGFDGIPMLPVKANLIGGVGELIFLPYQHKDVGASWNIVIEALPGGPLDRFQGATSGQQVLDTLKEAAREFVPWDAEWLRKGELSDPLGWLVGKFPPTVRNPVGRLPSGRIVTGAGDTLMSLDPITAQGANNGNKMVRNLVECVIAHGDRPFDAQWMTETFERFYSRHGRATYEYTNAMLSPPSAAARDLMFAQYGSDGRFDNESGPQQLANLYAEMANDPAALFPIMQDRRRIHEYIEQKTGRSWIRAVASGAMGVAREEFRQWRGLEPRHPLVPEYRVAA; translated from the coding sequence ATGCGCCGTATCGCCATCATCGGTTCCGGTCAGGCAGGACTCCTCGCCGCGCATGCTCTGCTGAAAGCCGGTTATGGGGTGACGCTGTACTCCGACAAGACTCCGGAGCAGTGGCTGAACGAGAGCAGGCCCACCGGCACGGCCCTGCGCTTCGACATGGCGCTCCAGTTCGAGGAGGAGCTGGGCCTCACCTCCTGGGAGAACGACGCCCCCTGGATCGACGGCATCCACTTCACGGTCTGCCCGGTGCCGGGCAACCGCATGCTGACGATCGCGGGCCGCAACCGCCGTCCCGCCCTCGCCGTCGATCTGCGGCTGCAGAGCCATGCCTGGATGCTCGATCTGGCCAAGCGGGGCGGCCGGGTGGTGGTGGAGAAGATCTCCGTGGAGCGCCTGGACGAGATCTCCGCCGAGCACGATCTCACCATCGTGGCCACCGGGCGCGCGGACCTCTGCAACCTCTTCGAGCGCAACCTCGAGCGCAGCGTGTTCGACAAGCCGCAGCGCCACCTGGCCATGGTGTGCGTGAGGGGCCCGACCCTGGGCTTCGACGGCATCCCCATGCTGCCGGTGAAGGCCAACCTGATCGGTGGGGTGGGGGAGCTGATCTTCCTGCCCTATCAGCACAAGGATGTGGGCGCGAGCTGGAACATCGTCATCGAGGCCCTGCCCGGAGGACCCCTCGACCGCTTCCAGGGCGCCACCAGCGGCCAGCAGGTGCTGGACACCCTCAAGGAGGCGGCGCGCGAGTTCGTCCCCTGGGACGCCGAGTGGCTCCGCAAAGGCGAGCTGTCGGATCCCCTCGGCTGGCTGGTGGGGAAGTTTCCTCCGACCGTGCGCAACCCCGTGGGCCGGCTGCCCTCGGGCCGCATCGTGACGGGAGCCGGTGACACGCTGATGTCCCTGGACCCCATCACCGCCCAGGGCGCCAACAACGGCAACAAGATGGTGCGCAACCTCGTCGAGTGCGTCATCGCCCACGGCGATCGGCCCTTCGATGCGCAGTGGATGACGGAGACCTTCGAGCGCTTCTACTCCCGACACGGGCGCGCGACGTACGAGTACACCAACGCGATGCTCTCTCCGCCCTCGGCCGCCGCGCGAGATCTGATGTTCGCCCAGTACGGCAGCGACGGCCGCTTCGACAACGAGAGCGGCCCGCAGCAGCTGGCCAACCTCTATGCCGAGATGGCCAATGATCCGGCGGCCCTGTTCCCCATCATGCAGGACCGGCGCAGGATTCATGAGTACATCGAGCAGAAGACGGGCCGCTCGTGGATTCGCGCCGTGGCCAGCGGGGCCATGGGTGTGGCCCGGGAAGAGTTCCGCCAGTGGCGCGGCCTGGAGCCCCGCCACCCGCTCGTGCCCGAGTACAGGGTCGCCGCCTGA
- a CDS encoding AAA family ATPase gives MESAAPTPATAQEPLPNEDLRAVEELAQARAQIVEQIEKRVVGQRDVVEHLLISLFSRGHCLFVGVPGLAKTLLISTLADVLNLSFNRIQFTPDLMPSDITGTDILEEDKATGHRAFRFVQGPLFANIILADEVNRTPPKTQAALLQAMQEYRVTAGGRTYPLDLPFLVFATQNPIEQEGTYPLPEAQLDRFMFLVDVGYPTAEEEVQIVKSTTGGAQPKLEKILSPQRILALQELVRRVPVPDHVVRYAVELVRHTRPKEPGVPDFVAKNVSWGAGPRASQYLVLAAKARAILSGRFVATVEDVRALARPVLRHRVLPNFTAESEGITSVKLVDQLVATVKG, from the coding sequence ATGGAAAGCGCCGCCCCTACCCCCGCCACCGCGCAGGAGCCCCTCCCGAACGAGGACCTCCGCGCCGTCGAGGAGCTCGCCCAGGCCCGGGCCCAGATCGTCGAGCAGATCGAAAAGCGCGTCGTCGGTCAGCGGGACGTCGTCGAGCACCTGCTCATCTCCCTGTTCAGCCGCGGCCACTGCCTCTTCGTGGGCGTGCCCGGCCTGGCCAAGACGCTGCTCATCTCCACGCTGGCGGACGTCCTCAACCTCTCCTTCAACCGCATCCAGTTCACGCCGGACCTGATGCCCTCGGACATCACCGGCACGGACATCCTGGAGGAGGACAAGGCCACCGGGCACCGCGCCTTCCGCTTCGTGCAGGGCCCGCTGTTCGCCAACATCATCCTCGCCGACGAGGTGAACCGCACCCCGCCCAAGACGCAGGCGGCGCTGCTCCAGGCCATGCAGGAATACCGCGTCACCGCCGGCGGCCGGACGTACCCGCTGGATCTGCCCTTCCTCGTCTTCGCCACCCAGAACCCCATCGAGCAGGAGGGCACCTACCCCCTGCCCGAGGCGCAGCTGGACCGCTTCATGTTCCTGGTGGACGTGGGCTACCCCACCGCCGAGGAGGAGGTGCAGATCGTCAAGAGCACCACCGGCGGCGCCCAGCCCAAGCTGGAGAAGATCCTCTCGCCCCAGCGCATCCTCGCGCTGCAGGAGCTGGTGCGCCGGGTGCCCGTGCCGGACCACGTGGTGCGCTACGCCGTGGAGCTGGTGCGCCACACACGCCCCAAGGAGCCGGGCGTGCCCGACTTCGTGGCCAAGAACGTGTCCTGGGGCGCCGGCCCCCGCGCCAGCCAGTACCTGGTGCTCGCCGCCAAGGCCCGCGCCATCCTCTCCGGGCGCTTCGTGGCCACGGTGGAGGACGTGCGCGCCCTGGCCCGCCCCGTGCTGCGCCACCGCGTGCTGCCCAACTTCACCGCCGAGAGCGAGGGCATCACCTCCGTGAAGCTGGTGGATCAGCTCGTCGCCACGGTGAAGGGATAG
- a CDS encoding bactofilin family protein — translation MKIASRLLLPTLLLGAPVALAQQDPLPPAAEASAASADVKHIDVSFRGSLRDALKRIAEEGGLNLIVTGELATPVEVHLRDVTAEQALRSLARTHSLRLDQDGSFFTLRALNEQEKSASVAASMPAMPPMPGMPLLADEDMDAREIQRRVRDQVRKSQRRGAAERDVVARGQSLEVKEGDSVDNAVVYGGNLTVKGHVEEDAVAFGGNLDVYGHVEGDAHAFGGNVVLHEGASVEGDASAIGGSVIREEGAWVEGSTESFGGGHLGALVANEVKDSLREEFRNPEPAAAHTEEHVEREESSGSLDGVLGFILRFAALFGLGFLGQLFFPARMKELSAEISRQPLKSGLTGLVGFIALIPITAVLAITIIGIPVVVALWLVVPIVAALGLAVLASEIGLRVPVLRGRKTQAAVLALGLLVLLTVGSIPVIGALAMALATMVAFGAVIRTRFGHKLRGVPEPLTPNPAA, via the coding sequence ATGAAGATCGCCTCTCGACTCCTGCTCCCTACCCTGCTGCTCGGCGCTCCCGTTGCCCTTGCCCAGCAGGATCCGCTCCCGCCTGCCGCCGAGGCCTCCGCCGCCTCGGCCGATGTGAAGCACATCGATGTGAGCTTCCGCGGCTCGCTCCGGGATGCCCTCAAGCGCATCGCCGAGGAGGGCGGCCTCAACCTCATCGTCACCGGCGAGCTGGCCACCCCCGTGGAGGTGCACCTGCGGGACGTCACCGCCGAGCAGGCCCTGCGCAGCCTGGCGCGCACCCACTCGCTCCGCCTGGATCAGGACGGCTCCTTCTTCACGCTGCGCGCCCTGAACGAGCAGGAGAAGTCGGCGAGCGTGGCTGCGTCGATGCCCGCCATGCCTCCGATGCCTGGCATGCCGCTGCTCGCGGACGAGGACATGGACGCGAGGGAGATCCAGCGGCGGGTCCGCGACCAGGTGCGCAAGTCGCAGCGGCGCGGCGCGGCCGAGCGCGACGTGGTGGCTCGTGGCCAGTCGCTGGAGGTGAAGGAGGGAGACTCCGTGGACAACGCCGTCGTCTATGGCGGCAACCTGACGGTGAAGGGCCACGTGGAGGAGGATGCGGTCGCCTTCGGCGGCAACCTGGACGTCTACGGCCACGTGGAGGGAGATGCGCACGCGTTCGGTGGCAACGTCGTCCTGCACGAGGGGGCCTCCGTGGAGGGTGACGCGTCGGCCATCGGCGGCTCGGTCATCCGCGAGGAGGGAGCGTGGGTGGAGGGCAGCACCGAGTCCTTCGGCGGCGGCCACCTCGGCGCGCTGGTGGCCAACGAGGTGAAGGACAGCCTCCGCGAGGAGTTCCGCAACCCGGAGCCCGCGGCCGCTCACACCGAGGAGCACGTGGAGCGTGAGGAGAGCTCGGGGAGCCTGGATGGCGTCCTGGGGTTCATCCTGCGGTTCGCCGCGCTGTTCGGGCTGGGCTTCCTCGGGCAGCTCTTCTTCCCGGCGCGCATGAAGGAGCTGTCGGCGGAGATCTCGCGTCAGCCCCTCAAGAGCGGTCTGACGGGGCTGGTGGGGTTCATTGCCCTCATCCCGATCACGGCGGTGCTGGCCATCACCATCATCGGCATCCCGGTGGTCGTGGCGCTGTGGCTGGTGGTGCCCATCGTGGCGGCGCTGGGGCTGGCGGTGCTGGCCAGCGAGATCGGCCTGAGGGTTCCGGTGCTTCGCGGGCGCAAGACCCAGGCGGCGGTGCTGGCGCTGGGGCTGCTCGTGCTGCTGACCGTGGGCTCCATCCCCGTGATTGGCGCGCTGGCGATGGCGCTGGCCACGATGGTCGCCTTCGGCGCCGTCATCCGCACCCGCTTCGGCCACAAGCTGCGCGGCGTCCCCGAGCCCCTCACGCCCAACCCCGCCGCCTGA
- a CDS encoding acyl-CoA dehydrogenase family protein, protein MTTTSPNSSTHPLLTAAQQLAPRIAARSEEIEAARRLPADLAQELAKADLFRMWIPEAYGGHEVHPTVLLEVLETISRADGSTGWCLMIGSEIGVTAAWLPDAAARTIFGPRDAITAGVNAPFGMAERVQGGVPRHRAVALGQRQPELPVADGGRDGDPARTAQHLSRGHARAPLPGDARAGRHAA, encoded by the coding sequence ATGACCACCACCTCCCCCAACAGCTCGACGCATCCGCTGCTCACCGCCGCCCAGCAGCTCGCGCCCCGTATCGCCGCCCGCTCCGAGGAGATCGAGGCCGCCCGCAGGCTCCCAGCCGATCTCGCCCAGGAGCTGGCGAAGGCGGACCTCTTTCGTATGTGGATCCCCGAGGCCTACGGCGGGCACGAGGTGCACCCCACCGTGTTGCTCGAGGTCCTCGAGACGATCTCTCGCGCGGATGGCTCCACGGGCTGGTGCCTCATGATCGGCTCCGAGATCGGAGTGACAGCGGCGTGGCTGCCCGATGCGGCGGCGCGCACCATCTTCGGGCCCCGGGATGCCATCACCGCCGGCGTGAACGCGCCTTTTGGAATGGCCGAGCGCGTTCAGGGGGGGGTACCGCGTCACCGGGCGGTGGCCCTGGGCCAGCGGCAGCCAGAACTGCCAGTGGCTGATGGTGGGCGCGATGGTGACCCAGCAAGGACGGCCCAACATCTCTCCCGCGGGCATGCCCGAGCTCCGCTTCCTGGCGATGCCCGCGCGGGACGTCACGCTGCATGA
- a CDS encoding alpha/beta hydrolase family protein — MHWMDALAARLTTRRPRFFQEGWGPPSLLERLSRGPQGFALPELHEVTLSPPRREGPFLVQEGRFASPAAVGPLPAACAEARFQLLLPPDAGARPPVCLWLASSGDHGYGLRRFLARGLVAQGVGAMLLENPYYGSRRPPEQQGEALRTVADLLLMFRATAVEAVALLGWLLARGHPKVGISGYSMGGSMAAYAACFFPLPAAVVPMAVAHSAAPVFTQGVLSALPDWDTLGRTCGGAEAARQRLAELLERLSITELSPLDNPRRAILLAARQDGFVPSASTLRLLRHWRGAELRYLSNGHLRGLFTGRALITRAILDAFSRVEPLQLPAEAPEGGSQGPG; from the coding sequence ATGCACTGGATGGACGCGCTCGCCGCGAGGCTCACCACCCGTCGTCCTCGCTTCTTCCAAGAAGGGTGGGGCCCCCCGTCGCTGCTCGAGCGGCTCTCGCGGGGCCCCCAGGGCTTCGCGCTGCCGGAACTACACGAGGTGACACTGAGCCCCCCGAGGCGTGAGGGGCCCTTCCTGGTGCAGGAGGGGCGCTTTGCCAGCCCCGCGGCCGTGGGGCCTCTGCCCGCGGCGTGCGCGGAGGCCCGCTTCCAGCTCCTGCTCCCCCCGGACGCCGGGGCGCGCCCTCCGGTGTGCCTGTGGCTGGCCTCTTCCGGAGATCATGGCTACGGCCTGCGCCGCTTCCTGGCCCGGGGGCTCGTGGCCCAGGGGGTGGGCGCGATGCTGCTGGAGAATCCCTACTACGGCTCGCGGCGGCCCCCGGAGCAACAGGGCGAGGCGCTGCGCACGGTGGCCGACCTTCTGCTCATGTTCCGGGCCACGGCGGTGGAGGCCGTGGCGCTCCTGGGCTGGCTGCTGGCACGCGGGCACCCCAAGGTGGGTATCTCCGGCTACAGCATGGGAGGAAGCATGGCCGCCTATGCCGCCTGCTTCTTCCCGCTGCCCGCAGCCGTGGTCCCCATGGCCGTGGCGCACTCGGCGGCGCCCGTCTTCACGCAGGGGGTGCTGTCCGCCCTGCCCGACTGGGACACCCTGGGGCGCACGTGCGGTGGCGCGGAGGCGGCTCGCCAGCGGCTGGCGGAGCTGCTGGAGCGACTGTCCATCACCGAGCTCTCTCCGCTCGACAACCCTCGCCGCGCCATCCTGCTGGCCGCGCGCCAGGACGGCTTCGTCCCCTCCGCCTCCACCCTGCGGCTGCTGCGGCACTGGCGCGGCGCCGAGCTGCGCTACCTGAGCAACGGACATCTCCGCGGACTGTTCACGGGCCGCGCGCTCATCACTCGCGCCATCCTCGATGCGTTCTCCCGGGTGGAGCCCCTCCAGCTCCCCGCCGAAGCGCCCGAGGGCGGCTCTCAGGGCCCGGGATAG
- a CDS encoding PilZ domain-containing protein codes for MSTDNERRRHQRYDLRLPIKLHRGDEVLEANILNASKSGCLLLCSTPLEPGGHIETSIPELSLPQTRLHVVRCQSTPMGYTIAAYFEAAAADETAIARLADEQKAELAHLRWLN; via the coding sequence GTGTCTACCGACAACGAACGGCGTCGACACCAGCGCTACGATCTGCGGTTGCCCATCAAGCTCCATCGCGGTGACGAAGTCCTCGAGGCCAACATCCTCAACGCCTCCAAGAGCGGCTGCCTCTTGCTGTGCTCCACCCCGCTGGAGCCGGGCGGGCACATCGAGACCAGCATTCCCGAGTTGTCGCTTCCCCAGACGCGGCTGCACGTGGTGCGTTGCCAGTCGACACCGATGGGATACACGATCGCCGCGTATTTCGAGGCCGCGGCAGCGGATGAGACAGCCATCGCCCGGCTCGCGGACGAGCAGAAGGCGGAGCTGGCCCACCTTCGCTGGCTGAACTGA
- a CDS encoding tryptophan dimethylallyltransferase family protein yields MLANRLKGTLVHSGSHQLGQVARGLGLDDTCTQAMQEVFRTMAASWHDLPASGNPAWPSDVCDDHSPYELSMTIEDSGPQLRVLVEPMDRPASLSANRIASLRLHEVLRRNYGINLDRLHALENLLMPEEARGHFVAWYSASIGKGEALDFKAYFNLGCLGRERAPKLAEEAFRRIGFHKVWPTVVEMMERRGGGQDELCYFALDLSHRSDARAKLYFRHHRATAEFVDEFCGVARHYEPGIVTDFCRKMGGGSEGPYCSKGLVTCFNFTDPSDSRPKAVTAYFPVSHYARNDSVIQERISSYLKEQSLDTRPYLGAIEACAQRSLQVGTGIHTYAAVRWMEKRPRVTVYFSPETYGRLPASANPYHTPSLPMEMEQDESATVLH; encoded by the coding sequence ATGCTGGCAAACAGATTGAAGGGGACGCTTGTCCACTCTGGCAGTCATCAGCTGGGGCAGGTCGCTCGCGGGTTGGGTCTGGATGATACGTGCACGCAAGCGATGCAGGAGGTCTTCCGGACGATGGCTGCGAGCTGGCACGATCTGCCAGCCAGCGGAAATCCAGCATGGCCCTCTGATGTCTGTGACGACCACTCTCCCTACGAACTGTCGATGACCATCGAGGACTCCGGGCCGCAGCTGCGCGTGCTCGTGGAGCCGATGGATCGCCCCGCCTCGCTGAGCGCCAACCGCATCGCGAGCCTTCGTCTGCACGAAGTGCTCCGGCGCAACTACGGCATCAATCTGGATCGGCTGCACGCGCTCGAGAACCTGCTGATGCCCGAGGAGGCCCGCGGCCACTTCGTCGCGTGGTACTCGGCGTCCATCGGCAAGGGCGAGGCCCTGGACTTCAAGGCCTACTTCAACCTGGGGTGCCTGGGGCGCGAGCGCGCTCCGAAGCTGGCCGAGGAGGCCTTCCGCCGGATCGGCTTCCACAAGGTGTGGCCCACCGTGGTGGAGATGATGGAGCGCCGGGGCGGGGGGCAGGACGAGCTGTGCTACTTCGCGCTCGATCTGTCGCACCGCTCCGACGCGCGGGCGAAGCTCTACTTCCGCCACCACCGCGCCACCGCGGAGTTCGTGGACGAGTTCTGCGGCGTGGCCCGCCACTACGAGCCCGGCATCGTCACCGACTTCTGCCGGAAGATGGGCGGTGGCTCCGAGGGCCCCTACTGCAGCAAGGGTCTGGTCACCTGCTTCAACTTCACGGACCCTTCCGACTCCCGCCCCAAGGCCGTGACGGCGTACTTCCCCGTGTCTCACTACGCGCGCAATGACAGCGTGATCCAGGAGCGGATCTCCTCCTATCTCAAGGAGCAGTCCCTCGACACGCGGCCGTACCTGGGGGCCATCGAGGCCTGCGCCCAGCGTTCCCTACAGGTGGGCACGGGAATCCACACCTACGCGGCGGTGCGCTGGATGGAGAAGCGTCCGCGGGTGACCGTGTACTTCTCGCCCGAGACCTATGGGCGCTTGCCGGCCAGCGCGAATCCGTACCACACGCCGTCCCTCCCCATGGAGATGGAGCAGGACGAGAGCGCCACCGTGCTCCACTGA
- a CDS encoding phosphatase PAP2 family protein yields MLPSGFPTRAFVIAALCTLVIGVIMAHTPLLPGDVAITRAVQALSPGTQWVPVFVSTGYAPTKFILMALALLAVWRIAGLRTAAVVLVAIVLEQLLAEQSKALFGRPRPSRELVQVMGNPSGFSFPSSFITLYSVTVGSLLFVARRAARGGVRTGITIVGSALLVLAAVARIVPGAHWPSDVLGTYVICLTWLHAVFSWHRPTGRLAASAGRN; encoded by the coding sequence ATGCTCCCTTCCGGCTTTCCCACCCGGGCCTTCGTCATCGCCGCGCTCTGCACGCTGGTCATCGGCGTCATCATGGCCCACACGCCCTTGCTCCCCGGGGACGTGGCCATCACCCGGGCCGTGCAGGCGCTCTCTCCGGGCACGCAGTGGGTGCCGGTGTTCGTCTCCACGGGCTACGCACCGACGAAGTTCATCCTGATGGCCCTGGCCTTGCTGGCCGTCTGGCGAATCGCCGGCCTGCGCACCGCCGCCGTGGTGCTCGTCGCCATCGTGCTGGAGCAGCTCCTCGCGGAGCAGAGCAAGGCGCTCTTCGGTCGCCCGCGTCCCTCACGCGAGCTCGTCCAGGTGATGGGCAACCCCTCCGGCTTCTCCTTCCCCTCCTCCTTCATCACGCTCTACAGCGTCACCGTGGGCTCGCTGCTGTTCGTCGCCCGGCGGGCGGCTCGCGGCGGCGTGCGCACGGGCATCACCATCGTGGGCAGCGCGCTGCTCGTCCTCGCGGCGGTGGCCCGCATCGTCCCCGGAGCCCACTGGCCCAGCGACGTGCTCGGCACCTATGTCATCTGCCTCACCTGGCTCCACGCGGTGTTCTCCTGGCACCGGCCGACCGGGCGTCTGGCCGCGAGCGCGGGAAGAAACTGA